A portion of the Lolium rigidum isolate FL_2022 chromosome 1, APGP_CSIRO_Lrig_0.1, whole genome shotgun sequence genome contains these proteins:
- the LOC124670159 gene encoding probable calcium-binding protein CML30 has translation MAPLLLLFLLGGLCALFTLASSSSRTAKKCCDGDQAKSHVVEQEKPAKTEETEKKVRPDSEADLGIVFSTFDHDGDGFITAGELEESLKRLGIAVSAAEAAAMVARVDANSDGLIDIHEFRELYDSIPKKRKQLLPLSAGGDGAEEGDEEEEEEMDLKEAFDVFDGNKDGLISAEELGTVLGSLGLRGRTAAAECRDMIRLVDSDGDGMVNFEEFKRMMTVVKA, from the coding sequence ATGGCGCCTCTCCTCCTGCTCTTCCTCCTCGGCGGCCTCTGCGCCCTGTTCAccctcgcctcctcctcctcgaggaCCGCCAAGAAGTGCTGCGACGGCGACCAGGCCAAGAGCCACGTGGTGGAGCAAGAAAAGCCGGCCAAGACGGAAGAAACCGAGAAGAAGGTGCGGCCTGACAGCGAGGCGGACCTGGGGATCGTCTTCTCCACGTTCGACCACGACGGCGACGGCTTCATCACGGCGGGGGAGCTGGAGGAGTCGCTGAAGCGGCTCGGCAtcgccgtctccgccgccgagGCCGCCGCCATGGTGGCCCGCGTCGACGCCAACAGCGACGGCCTCATCGACATCCACGAGTTCCGCGAGCTCTACGACTCCatccccaagaagcgcaagcagcTGCTCCCTCTCTCCGCGGGAGGCGACGGCGcggaggaaggcgacgaggaggaggaggaggagatggaccTGAAGGAGGCGTTCGACGTGTTCGACGGCAACAAGGACGGGCTCATCTCCGCCGAGGAGCTCGGCACCGTGCTGGGCTCGCTCGGCCTGCGCggccgcaccgccgccgccgagtgCCGCGACATGATACGCCTCGtcgacagcgacggcgacggcatggTCAACTTCGAGGAGTTCAAGCGCATGATGACCGTCGTCAAGGCGTAA